A window of Kocuria sp. TGY1127_2 genomic DNA:
ATCGATTCCAAACGAGTTCGGCTGTCCGCGCGGTCGCAGAAAGCCAGCGCCGTACGGGTACGCGTCGGCGAATTCGAAACGGTTCTCGAGGGCGGAGACTCGTGCGAATACAAGCTCGAGGATCTCCACTCCGTAACGCGCTGAGGGGCTCTCGGGCACCTCGCCCGACACGCTGACCCCAAGCGACTGAAAAGGCCCCGGTTTCGAGTTGAAACCGGGGCCTTGTGTCGTTTCGGCCGCGGCGTCTGGGACCACGCCGTATCTCAGTCGCGAGAAGCGGACCTGCGGCGCAAGAACGCGGCCACGAGAGCTCCCGAAACGTTGTGCCACACCGAGAAGACCGCTCCCGGCAGGGCGGCCTCCGGGGTGAAATAGGTTCGAGCCAATGACGTCGCCAGACCCGAATTCTGCATTCCCACCTCGATCGCGGTCGTACGACGAGCGGAGACTGGCACCCGGAACAGGCTCGCCGCCCCGTAGCCGAGAAGGTAGCCCAGACCGTTGTGCAGGATCACCGCGAGCAGAACCAGGAGTCCCGCCGACACGATCGCTTCCGCGGACCCGGCGACGACGATCGCCACGATCACCGAGATCGCCGCGACCGAAACCCAAGGCAACGCGGGGGTCACTCTGAGGACTACGCCGGGCGCGAGCCAGCGCACCACGAGGCCCAGGACCACCGGAATCAGGACGACCTCGAGGATCGAGAGCATCATGTCACTGCCGCTCACGTTCATCCGTTCACCCGCCAGCCAGATCGCCAGGAGCGGCGTGAGAAAAGGCGCGATCAACGTCGAGATCGAGGTCATCGCAACGGAAAGCGCGACATCGCCCTTGGCGAGGTACGAGACGACGTTCGAAGCCGTACCCCCAGGGCAACAGCCGACCAGGATCACACCGACCGCGAGCGCGGGCGGAAGCTGCAGGGCCCACGAAATAACGAACCCGAGCAGCGGCATGATGACGAATTGTGCGACCACACCGATGATGACGGGGACAGGATTCTTGGCGACGAGCGCAAAGTCAGGGCCCGTCAGTGTCAGTCCCATTCCGAACATGATGACGCCCAGCAGTGGATTGACCCATCCAGAGAACCCCGAGAAGAACCCCGGGAGAAAGAACCCGAGAATTCCGGCCCCAAGGATCAATAACGGAAAGATCGTCACGGCGTACAGAGCGCTGCGCTCTTCCGAATTCTTGGTCGGTGACGGCGTGGTCTGGTCGGTGGAGTTCATGTGATATCTCTACCAGCCGGCGGCCCTACGGGCTATTGCTCGCACTGATTCGTCCAAGATGTGGTCTATCGACGCATCGATGTCAATGCGCGTACCCCGCTCGTCGTCTTCAAGTTCCTCGAGCGTGTCCAATTGCGAGCGCAGAAGTCCTTGAGGCATGAAATGTCCGCTCCTACCCTCGAGACGGTGAGACAGCGTTTCTTCGTCGCCGGCGAGATGAACGAAGAATGTCCCCGGGGACTCCGCGCTGATCGTCTTGCGATAGACACGCTTGAGTGCCGAACACGCAATGACCAGTCCGGTGCTCTGGGGGTCGGCGAGGGCGGCATCGTGCAGCTTCTGGCCGACGACGCGCAGCCACGGCCACCGGTCTTCATCCGTGAGCGGGTGACCAGCCGCCATTTTCTCGACATTCGACAGAGGATGCAGCGAGTCGGCATCGACGAATTCGGCGTCCAAGCGAGTAGCCAGGAGGGATCCGATGGTCGTTTTGCCCGCGCCGGAAACCCCCATGACCACGATCAGCGGCGGCTCAGTATGTTGATTTTCTACCAATTGTGTACGGTCCCATCGGCAAGTCGGTTGTACGGGAGATATGCCTGATCGTAGGGGAAACGGGCCGCGGCTTCCTCATCGAATTCGACTCCGAGTCCCGGAGCGTCACCCGGGTGCAGATATCCGTCTTCGAAGGTCAGCCCCTCGTGGAAGACTTCACGTGTCAACGGGGAATGGGGCATGTATTCCTGGAGCCCGTAGTTGTGGATGGACAATCCGAGGTGAAGTTGAGCCGCGAATCCGATCGGTGAGACGTCCGTAGGACCGTGGAATCCCGACTTGACCTGGTACATCTCGGCAAAATTCATGGCCTTCCTGAGCTGCGTGATTCCGCCGAAATGCGTCGAGGCGCACCGCACGTAGTCAATGAGCTGTTCCTGGATGAGATCTTTGATGTCGTAGACGGAGTTGAAGACCTCACCGATCGCCAAAGGGGTCGTGGTGTGCTCACGGACCAGTCGCAATGCTTCCTGGTTCTCGGCCGGCGTGCAGTCCTCGAGCCAGTACAAGTCATACGGTTCCAGTGATTTCCCCAGTTGAGCGGCCTCCCGAGGTGTCATCCGGTGGTGGCCGTCGTGCAGCAAGGGCAGCTCAGGCCCGAACTCGTTGCGCACGGCCTCGAAGACGGTGGGGACGTGCCGCAGATAGGCCCGGGTGTCCCAGTCCTCCTCGACGGGTTGGGTCCCGCGGTTAGCTGGTTCGAAGTCGTACCGCTCTCCCGTCGACTGTTCCTGTGCGGCCACACCGTACAGTTTCTCGATTCCGGGTACCGAGGTCTGCACCCGAATCGACTTGTAGCCCAACTCGAGTTCCTCCCGGATCGAGTCAAACAGCTGTTCAAGGTCTCTTCCGGACGCGTGGCCATAGGCCCGGCAGCCGCGGCGCGAGGCCCCGCCCAGCAACTGGTACACGGGCATTCCGGCGACCTTGCCCTTGATATCCCAGAGAGCCATGTCGACGGCGGCGATCGCGGCCATGGTGACCGGGCCGCGTCTCCAGTACGACGCCCGATACAGGAATTGCCATGTGTCTTCGATAGTGCTGGGATCCTTGTCCAGCAGGAGCTGACAGACATGCTCCTTGAGGTAAGCGGCAACCGCCAGTTCACGCCCGTTCAGGGTTGCGTCGCCTATACCGGTGACTCCCTCGTCCGTCGTGATCCTAAGAGTCACGAAGTTGCGGGACGGGCTCGTCACGAAGACCTCTGCCTTCTCGATGCGCATTATTGTCCTTTCGTTGGGTAGTCGTCGTGGTGCGAATCATCGTCCGTGGAATTGTCCCCGGACTGATCCTCGACAATGTGGATTTGGGCCTGATCGTTCCCGGGCACGGCCTCCTGCGAGCTGGTGGCGGGATGGGACGCACGAGCAGTAGGACCATTGAGGTCCGAGGAGGTCTCGACCGAGGTCGGGATCGCTCCTGTTTCCAGGCCTTCGTGACGCTGCCTCCGGTTTGCCTCAATGGATTTCATGACCGATGTGAATTTTGCCTCGGTCAGGGGATAACCGGTCATGATCAGCATTGCGAGAATAAATATGGCCGCCGGAATCAGGCCACCGTAGATGGCCAAACCGGACACGACTCCGTCGCCCTGACTTCCCTTCCCGGCGGTATATCCGGCCCAGGTCAGCACGATGCCGCCCAGGGACTGTCCGAGGGCTTGCCCGACCTTTCGTGTGAAGGAAAACGCCGCGTATGTGGCTCCTTCAGTCCGGACACCGGTCCGGTATTCACCGTATTCAACGGTGTCGGCTTCGAGCGCCCATGTCATGGTGTTCAGCAGCCCCATCCCGACACCCATCAGGAACAGCCCAATGAGGCTCATGGCCAAGGAATGCCAGACGGAATTGCTCAACGCGAACAGGACACCGCCCGCGGCGGCCACCATGCAGTTGTAGACGAACCCTCTCTTCTTCCCCATCGCGCGGGTGACCATAGGGCCGAACGGGCCGACGTACAATACCGCTCCCGTGGTGATGATGATCGAGACGGACGCGACCCAGCCTCCAGAGGTGTACCGGGAGAGGACCACGTTGGAGAGATAAATGGTGAGCGCACCGATCATCGACTGCGCAGTCAAGTAGAAGAGCGAAGAGGCGCACAACCTCAGCAAGGGGCCGTTCCGCCGGATCGTGGACAGGGTCTCCTTGAAGCTCACCTTCTCGACCTCACGGAACACCACTTCTTTCGAAGTGAGGAACGTGGTGTAGAAGAAGATCGCGCCGATCACCAGGAAGACGATGGACGTGACAAGAAAGGTGGTCGCGAGGTCCTCAGCCTGTTTGAGCCGGGGTGCGAGAAATACGGAAAGCAGAAGAATCGTGGCCCCTGAGCCGACCATGCGCGCCGAAGCGAGCCGCGACCTGTCCACCGGATTCTGGCTCATGGCCCCCGCGAGCGACCCGAACGGGATATTGACCATCGAATACAGCAGTCCCAAGAGGGCATAGCTTACGGTCGCCCATACGATCTTGGTCGCGTACGAGTCCACGGGAATCCAGAAGCAGAGAACATTCGACAGCAGAAGCGGAACCGAGTACCACAGCAGAAACGGACGGAATTTGCCCCACCGGGTCATGGTCCGGTCGACCATGCGACCGGCAAAAAGATCAGCAAAAGCGTCCCAGAATTTCACGAACAGGAAGATCGCGCTCGCGTGCGCGGGCTGGATGCCCACCACGTCCGTGTAGAACAGGAGAAGAAACACGCCGGTCATTTGGAACGCGACGTTGCATCCTGCGTCTCCGAGACCGTAGCCCGCGATGCGTCTCTTGGGCAGATGCTCGTGGGCCACGTGAGGTATGGACGAAGTAGCTATTTCTGACATGACAGGCTCCTTTGCCTGGGGTGCCCTACAAGGGCTTAATGGAGATGGCTGGGACGGTGTCTCGACCTCGCCAGGGTTGACCGTTCTCATCGGTGAGCCCGTGGCGGACCGGCAGCATCGTCACGTACCAGGGGTCAACGGCCGAGTTTCTCCGACCACCGTCTCCGGAGCTCATGGGCCAGAGCCTTGGGTTTGCGGTCCCTGGTGAACACTCCCTTTTTGTTACCGTCCACGCGCGCGAACCCGTTCTTGGTCTGGAAATCCGCGAAATTCCACACCTGCTCACCGGCCATGCATTCCACGCGGTCGAATTCCTCGTGATACATGCGCAGCAGTGCTGTCTGGTATTCCTCGGTGAAGGGGATCTCGAAAACCGAGTGGAGACCCGCGATCGTATCCGCGCCGTATTCGGTCATGATGGTTGGTTTGCCGTATTGCTCGTCCCAGGCCTCGAGTTCCTTGCGAAGGGAACCTCGGGCCGCGACGATGTCTCCGGCGTCTACGTACCAGCCGTAATAGCGGTTCAGCATCAGCACATCGAACAGATCCGAGATCTTGTCGACTCCACAGGGCGCGAACATGACGTTGACGAACCCGACAGGCCGTGAGGGATCGAGTCGGCGGGTCAGCTTTTCGAGCGGCTCGAAGTACTCCCGCGCGCCCTCGGCCCCGGAGTCTGGTTCATTGGCGATCGACCACAGAACCACCGAGGGATGGTTCTTGTCCCGTTGGATGAGTTCGCGGATTTCACGGGCGTGGACCTTTTGGGTGTTCTCGTCGACGTTGCCGGGATCGAAGGTGTTTCCGCCTCCCTGGTCCATGATTCCGGCACCCATATGCCAGTTCAGTCCAACCGCCGGGGTCTCGTCGATGACGACGATTCCGCGCTCGTCGGCGTACTCCATGATTTCTTCGGCGTACGGGTAGTGCGAGGTGCGGAAGGAATTGGCGTTGATCCAATTCAGCAGGCCAAAGTCCTGAACCATGTGGGCGTTCGAGTGGGCCTTGCCGATCGTCTCGTGGTCCTCGTGCATTCCGAAACCCGTGAAGTAGAAAGGCTCCCCGTTGATGAGAAACCGCTTGCCTCGTACCTCAACGGTCCGTACGCCAAAACGTTGATCGTATTCGTCGACGAGTTCACCGTTGTCGTACGTCAGCACGCGGAGCGTATAGAGGTAGCCTCGTCCTGGTTTCCAGAGTTCAACTCCGGACCAGGACAACTCACCGTCCAGGGTCGAGTCGCTCGCCGCGACTCGCTCTGCACCTGCGACGACATCGCCTTCCGCGTCCAGGACCTGAACGGCCGCTTCCGGGGCATCCCCGGTGAACTTCGCGGTGTAATGCACGATTCCTCGGCCGCCTTCACCGCCTTCGAATTCGGCAACTACAGTCACATCGTCGAGGCGAACGTCGGCGACATTGCAAAGCCACACGCTACGGTGAAGGCCCGCGTAATTGAAGAAGTCGTGACGGTACGCGAGATGTTTTCGGCCCTGGCCGTCCTGGGTTACCTCCCCGGGAGGAAGAGTCTCGTGCGACAACTCGTTGTTCACGGCGACGGTCATAGTGAATACCTCACCGGGGTGGACGTGCTCGGTGACGTCGACGTCGAACGGCATATAACCGCCCTGGTGGCGGACCACTTCCTGACCGTTGACGAAGACCACTCCGAGATGGGTCGCGGAGTCGAAGCGGAGGAGAGTCCTACCCGTCGAGAATCCGCGCGGAACTCGGACATCACGGGAATACCAGACCCAACCGACGTGCTCGCGAATCGCGCTATCGGCATACAGGTCGTTGAAAGACCCGGGCACCGGCGCTTTCAACCCTTGTTTCGGGAACTGCTGGGCCCAGCCCTTCTCAAAGCTGTCGTGGTGCCAGTCGACCGCGAAGTCGAAGAGACCATCCAGGCTGACTCGCTGACGAGTCGATGTGTCTTGGGGTCGCAACATGTGGGGTAAGTCCTTTCTGGGGCAACACGAGGTTCGATGGGTGGCTCGTTTGCCGTGGAACCGTATTCTGAGGGGTCAGTTATGGGACCGCACGAGCGAGACAAGGTGCGTATCCTGCCCCAGCCCGGGTTGAAGCACATCGAGCAAGGCACGCGTGGTGTCGTCTGAGGCGAGGGCCTGACGGATGGAATCCACCTCCGAGTCCTTGATGTCCCGGGAGTCTTGGGTGATGAGCCAAGCGATCCACGAGGCGATCGCGCCGGCCGCGGCGGCGCCGTCGCGGCCGGCCTCGCGTTCGGCCTGGTAGATCGGCAGGGCGCGAATGCGCAACTTGCTGGCCCCATCGGTACCGATTTGAGCCAGGAAATGCTGGATCCGGGGATTGCGGTACCGGGTCAGCAGATCCTCCCGGTAGGACGGCACATCGAGTTGTGGGTCCGTCAGGTGCCGCGAGGCCTCGTCCCAAAAAGCTTCGATCTTCGACAGGATCGCGGGATCGGCGATCGCTTCGGCCACGGTGCGATGTTCTGCCAGCTGGCCGGCGTAGGCCATGTAACTGTGAGTACCGTTCAAGAGCCACAGTTTTCTGCGCTCGAAGGGTTCAAGATCGTCCACGAACTGGGCACCTGCACGTTCCCATTCCGGGCGACCCCCCGGAAAATCTCCCGAGAAGATCCAAGAACGAAAGGGCTCCGCGACGACCGGCGCCGCGTCATCGAACCCCGTTTTCTCGGCAACGAACTGAGCGAGTTCCTCCGTCGCCGCGGGCGTGATGCGGTCCACCGAAGTCCCGACCCAGGAGACCACCCGATCGATCTCCTCCGCGAGTCCGTCCTTGCATGCGTGGGCCGTGCCGAGAACCGCGTTCCGAGTCGCGGTCGCGTTGTCAGCCATGTTGTCGCAGGATACGACCGCGATTCCGGCTTCGTTTCCCAAGGACCTGAGGCGACGATCGAGGCCGAGCACCAATCGGCCCGCGGCCGTGAGCAACGGCGGGTCCTGTGAAGGGTCCGATAGAGCCTCACGCAAGATTGCGATGTCGGCGGCCACGTCCTCGTCGGTGGCTTTCAGTTCTCCGGCCGGATCTAGGTGGTATCCGGCTTCCGTGATGGTCAGCGTGACGAGTGCAATTTCCGGAGCGGACAGCAGCTGAACCAAACGTTTCGAATCCGAGGCCGGGCGGACCTCGACGATCGACTGGATCAATTCCACGGAATCCGCGTCGGCGGCCCGCTCAACCAGCGAATACAAGCCTTCCTGGGGAGCGAGTTCTTCGGCCGCGACGGGACTGCGACCGGTAAACGCCGCAATACCCCACTTCGGATCACGTGCGTCGGACTCCGCGTGCTGCGTGTACCAGGCCTGGTGGGCACGATGGAATGCGCCCAACCCCAGATGGACCACACGGACGGGGGCGGGATCGCCCACGTGCCGGGCGGCGGTGATCCGGTTCAGCGACGTGCTCATAGCTTGAAGACCTTCCGCGGGTTCGAATCGGTCAATTCCACGATCGCGGAGCGCGCACGCTCCTCCGTAATGCGGTGCTCGACCACGAGCTTGGCCAAGAACCCCGCATCAACCCGGCGGGCGGCGTCGTGACGGGCGGGGATGGAACAGAACGCTCGCGTGTCATCGATGAATCCCGAAGTTCGCGAAAAACCGAGGGTTCCAGTTGTCGCCGAACGGAAACGGTGCATCGCGTCGGGTTCGTCGAGGAACCACCACGGGGCGCCCGCGTACACGGCGCGGTAGAAGCCGGCCAGCGGTGCGATTTCCCGCGAGAACGTCGTCTCGTCCAGGGTGAAGAGCACCAGATTGAAATCGTCCGAATTGCCGAAATCCGACAACAGGGGCTGCAACCCGCGCGTGTAATCCACCCCGAACGGGATGTCGTTGCCGGTATCCGGCCCAAAACGTTCAACGGTCCGAGAGCTGTGGTCTCGGTAGGATCCCGGATGAATCGTCATGGTCAGCCCGTCCTCCGAGGACATCCGAGCGAACTGATAGGTCATGTTGGCCTCGAAGCGGAGGGCTTCGGCGTTGGTGGCCGTTCCCGCGAGGCCCTTTTCGAAGAGGTCATTGGCCTCTTGGTCCCCGAGCTTGACCGACTCAGGGGTCCACACTCCGTGATCTGCCGAAACGGCACCGTTTTCCACGAAGTAGGCCCTGCGGTTGGCCATCGCACGCAGATAACCTGCGTATCCCGTCAGCCCGTCTCCTGCCTCTTGGATGAGCCGGTCCGCATTCCGAGCAAAAGAAGGGTTCCAGAATTTGACGAAAGCATCGGGTCGGAAAGTCGGGAGGACCCTCCCGTCGAAGGTCGGGTCGGACGCCAATTCCCGGTGGGCCGCCAAATCATCCAACGGGTCGTCCGTGGTGGCCAGCACCTCGAGGTCGAAGTCTCGGAACAATTCACGCGGACGGAATTCAGGACGCGCCAGCACCTCCGAGATCTGGTCAAAGAGCTCGTCGGCGTGGGCACCGTCGATCGTCGAATCGTCGACCCCGAAGACGGTCGCGAATTCTCTTCGGAGCCAGTACCCGGAGGCCGTTCCGTCGAAGAGCTCCCACCGTTCGCAGAAGGCACGCCAGATATCGCGGGCATCGGCATCCTCGGCGGTGCCCGCGTTGACGTTCTCCAGGTTCACCCCATCCGCGTTCAACAGCCGATATACGTAATGGTCGGGGCTGATGAGCAGGGCCGCGGGATCAGGGAAGGCTTCATTGCGCGCGATGGATTCCGCGGTCACATGGCCGTGAGGGGACAACAGCGGCAGCTCTTCGGCGACCGCAACCAGATCCCGGGCCACGTTGCGTGTTGCCGGATCTGCCGGAAGAAGGCGATCGGGGTGCAATGCAATGGACTGTGTCATAAAGACATTCCACGCCCGGTGACCGTAACTCAGATACCGGTTGCCACAAGTTGCCGCGAATTCCCTGAGTTGGGGCAGAGGTGCCTAACCGATGCCGCGCGTGCTCCCCCGGGTAATCAAACGCGCCGGGAGAACCACGGGACGCTCTGTTGACGCCTTGACCCCATTGGCAATCGCCATCACATGGGCGGCCGCGGTTGCACCCATTCGTTCGAAAGGTCCGACGACGGTCGTCAACTTCGGCCTCACCAGGCTTGATGCGAGTAGGTCGTCGAAACCGACGATCTGCAGGTCGTCGGGGACCACGACACCGGTCGACTGGACGTGCCGCATAAAGGACAGAGCCATCAGGTCGTTGTAGGCAATTACTGCGTCGGTGGGGCGCTCCCGCCAAACCTTCGCGGCTTGGACACCTCCCGACATTGTGGGTTCGAAAGGACCGATGCGGCGAAACTCCAGCCCAACGGCCTTACTGACGTCGCGGACGGCTGCCCACCGCATTCCATTGGCCCACGACGTTTCGGGACCCATGATGTACGCGATGCTGCGCGCTCCAGTCCTCGCCAGGTGCTCAACCGCCGACCGAGTTCCTTGTTCCTGATCGATGACGACGGAAGCGACTCCCCGCACGGCCCTGTTCATCACGACCATCGCCTTCTGCTTGGCGAAGGTCCGGATCGCGGCGTCGGGCAAGCGTGCACCGGCAAGAATGAGCCCGTCCACGCTCGTGAGGCTTCGCTGGATAGCCTCTTGTTCCCGATCCCGGGACTCGCGCGAGTTGGACAGAATCGTCGTCATCCCTGAATCCCGCGCTGCCATCTCGACCCCCTGGACCATGTCGATGAAAACCGGATTGGATATGTCCGCAACGATCAGTCCGAGCATCCAAGACGGCCTCCGCTCGGTCCCGCCCGCACGCCTCAGCGCCTGATTCCTGTATCCGACCCGTTCCGCGGCCGCACGGACTTTCTCCGCGGTCGCATAAGAGACCCTTCCAGGGCGTGAGAAAGTGCGGGAGACGGTCGATGCCGCGACACCGGCCTCGCGGGCGACGTCGTAGATACTCGCCGGGCCGGTCGATTCGCGGGCTTTTCCGTTGTCCTGCATGGCTAGATTCTCGACCCCCGTCGCGAACCGGCAAAATCCTGCCGCCGTTTCGGCACAGTTTTCCCGTTTCTTGCCGTGCAGCCGGTCCGAGGCGCCTGTTCGGCATGAAGAAGCGACCGCTCCGGCCGCAAACATGATGACTCCCCGCTTTCTTCGGGAAAACGGGGAGTCATCGCTTGTTCGTTCGGGAGCACTAGTGGAAGAAGTGACGTGCCCCGGTGACGTACATGGTTACGCCGGCCTTGTTTGCCGCTTCAATGACTTCTTCGTCCCGGATCGATCCACCGGGCTGGACGACGGCGCGCACGCCAGCTTCCAGGAGGACCTCAAGGCCGTCGGCAAACGGGAAGAATGCATCAGATGCCGCAACGGCGCCACGAGCACGCTCCTGGTTGCCTTCGCCGAGAGAATTGGCACGCTCGACCGAGAGCTTGCACGAATCGACGCGGTTGACCTGGCCCATACCGATTCCGACCGCAGCTCCGCTTTCGGCCAACAGAATCGCATTCGATTTGGCCGAACGCAGAGCGCGCCACGCGAACTCAAGATCCGAAAGAGTTTTTTCGTCCGCGGCTTCCCCTGCCACGAGCGTCCAATTAGAGGGATTGTCACCGTCGGCCTGAAGCCTATCGCTCTGCTGGAACAACGCGCCACCGGAAACCTGACGGTATTCGATGCTCTCGCGCTCGAAACCCTCCGGCAGGAGGAGAATTCGCAGATTCTTTTTGGTCTTCAAAACCTCGAGGGCGCCGTCTTCGTAAGAAGGGGCGATGATGACCTCCGTGAAGATCCCCTTGACGGTCTCGGCCATTTCCTGGGTGACTTCACGATTCGCCGCGATGACCCCACCGTAGGCGGACAGCGGATCGCATGCATGAGCCTTGCGGTGGGCGTCAGCGATGGGATCCGCAGCATCCGCCGAACCCACGGCAATTCCGCACGGGTTGTTGTGCTTGATGATCGCAACAGCCGGGTCGGCAAAGTCGAAGGCCGCTCGCAGCGCCGCATCCCCGTCGACGTAATTGTTGTAGGACATCGCTTTGCCGCCCAATTGCTCGGCCTGGGCAATGCCCGGTGCTACCGCCGGATCGACGTACAGTGCACCGCGCTGATGCGGATTCTCGCCGTAACGCAATGATTCGGAGCGCTCGAAGCCCATTCCGGCGTAGGGAGGCCAAAAATTGGCCTCCGGGTCCTGAGCGAATTGCTGCTGGGTCCAGGTTGCCACGGCGGTGTCGTAGGCTGCGGTATGGGAGAAGGCTCCTGCCGCAAGACGACGGCGCTCGGCCAGGTCGAATCCGCCGTTCCGGGCGGCTTCGACAACGCGGCCGTACTGAGCGGGGTCCACCACGACGGAAACCGAATGATGGTTCTTGGCCGCGGCGCGAACCATGGAAGGGCCACCGATATCGATCTTCTCGATGATGTCCTCTTCCCCGGCCCCCGAGGCGACGGTGTCAACGAACGGATAAAGGTTCACGATCACGAGGTCGAAGGGTTCGATACCTAGGTCCGAAAGCTGCTGGACGTGGTCACTCTTGCGACGATCCGCCAGGATGCCCGCATGGATCTTCGGGTGGAGGGTCTTGACTCGCCCCTCCAAGCACTCGGGGAAATCCGTGATCTGAGCGACTTCGGTCACCGGAACGCCGGCATCCTTGATCTTCTGGGCAGTGGACCCCGTGGAGACAATGTCCACGCCTGCCTCGTGCAGACCACGGGCCAGGCCATCCAGCCCGGTCTTGTCGAAAACGGAAATCAGGGCTCGTTTGAACGGGACGCGATTCAGCTCGGTCAGGGACACGGAAACTCCAACTCATCGGTTATGGCGTACTACTGCCGGTGACGACGCTCAGTCTATTGCGCCGCCGGACAGGTTCTTAATTGTGGTTACAAGGAGGGAACGTTCTTGCGCTTTGATGCGCTCGTGAAGTGCTTCTTCGTCATCGCCATCCAGGACGGGCACCGCGGCCTGAGCGAGGATCGGACCTGTATCCACTCCGGAGTCCACCACGTGAACAGTCACGCCGGTGATTTTGACGCCGTGGGCCAGAGCATCTCTGACGCCGTGGGCCCCGGGGAAAGACGGCAGAAGGGCCGGGTGGGTATTGACGATCCGGCCTTCGAAACGGCCGACCAGGTCCGCATCCACGATGCGCATAAAACCTGCGAAGATGACGTAATCCGGCGCGTAGGAGGCGATCTTTTCCTCAAGGGCGCGGTTCCATGCGGCCCGGTCTGCGTGATCCGAAGGGCTGACCACGAAATTCTCGATACCGGAATCGGCCGCTCGCTCGATTCCTCGGCAGGGCTTGTCCGCCCCTACGGCAGCGATCTCGACGTCGAGCAGATCCGCCTGCACTGCATCCAGAATGGACTGAAGATTTGTCCCGGAACCAGAGACCATGACCACTATGCGCATGAACTCAACCTTACCGACATGCCCGGTA
This region includes:
- a CDS encoding LacI family DNA-binding transcriptional regulator, coding for MQDNGKARESTGPASIYDVAREAGVAASTVSRTFSRPGRVSYATAEKVRAAAERVGYRNQALRRAGGTERRPSWMLGLIVADISNPVFIDMVQGVEMAARDSGMTTILSNSRESRDREQEAIQRSLTSVDGLILAGARLPDAAIRTFAKQKAMVVMNRAVRGVASVVIDQEQGTRSAVEHLARTGARSIAYIMGPETSWANGMRWAAVRDVSKAVGLEFRRIGPFEPTMSGGVQAAKVWRERPTDAVIAYNDLMALSFMRHVQSTGVVVPDDLQIVGFDDLLASSLVRPKLTTVVGPFERMGATAAAHVMAIANGVKASTERPVVLPARLITRGSTRGIG
- the uxaC gene encoding glucuronate isomerase; its protein translation is MTQSIALHPDRLLPADPATRNVARDLVAVAEELPLLSPHGHVTAESIARNEAFPDPAALLISPDHYVYRLLNADGVNLENVNAGTAEDADARDIWRAFCERWELFDGTASGYWLRREFATVFGVDDSTIDGAHADELFDQISEVLARPEFRPRELFRDFDLEVLATTDDPLDDLAAHRELASDPTFDGRVLPTFRPDAFVKFWNPSFARNADRLIQEAGDGLTGYAGYLRAMANRRAYFVENGAVSADHGVWTPESVKLGDQEANDLFEKGLAGTATNAEALRFEANMTYQFARMSSEDGLTMTIHPGSYRDHSSRTVERFGPDTGNDIPFGVDYTRGLQPLLSDFGNSDDFNLVLFTLDETTFSREIAPLAGFYRAVYAGAPWWFLDEPDAMHRFRSATTGTLGFSRTSGFIDDTRAFCSIPARHDAARRVDAGFLAKLVVEHRITEERARSAIVELTDSNPRKVFKL
- the purH gene encoding bifunctional phosphoribosylaminoimidazolecarboxamide formyltransferase/IMP cyclohydrolase; translation: MSLTELNRVPFKRALISVFDKTGLDGLARGLHEAGVDIVSTGSTAQKIKDAGVPVTEVAQITDFPECLEGRVKTLHPKIHAGILADRRKSDHVQQLSDLGIEPFDLVIVNLYPFVDTVASGAGEEDIIEKIDIGGPSMVRAAAKNHHSVSVVVDPAQYGRVVEAARNGGFDLAERRRLAAGAFSHTAAYDTAVATWTQQQFAQDPEANFWPPYAGMGFERSESLRYGENPHQRGALYVDPAVAPGIAQAEQLGGKAMSYNNYVDGDAALRAAFDFADPAVAIIKHNNPCGIAVGSADAADPIADAHRKAHACDPLSAYGGVIAANREVTQEMAETVKGIFTEVIIAPSYEDGALEVLKTKKNLRILLLPEGFERESIEYRQVSGGALFQQSDRLQADGDNPSNWTLVAGEAADEKTLSDLEFAWRALRSAKSNAILLAESGAAVGIGMGQVNRVDSCKLSVERANSLGEGNQERARGAVAASDAFFPFADGLEVLLEAGVRAVVQPGGSIRDEEVIEAANKAGVTMYVTGARHFFH
- the purN gene encoding phosphoribosylglycinamide formyltransferase; the protein is MRIVVMVSGSGTNLQSILDAVQADLLDVEIAAVGADKPCRGIERAADSGIENFVVSPSDHADRAAWNRALEEKIASYAPDYVIFAGFMRIVDADLVGRFEGRIVNTHPALLPSFPGAHGVRDALAHGVKITGVTVHVVDSGVDTGPILAQAAVPVLDGDDEEALHERIKAQERSLLVTTIKNLSGGAID